The DNA segment AAGCAGAAGCTAGACACACTGGTGAAAAGATAAAAGATAAAGCCAAGGAAATCATTAATTAGTCGGCTTTGTCTAGCATAAGTTATAGGATAGTCCTCTCGGTTGTCCTATGAGTAATGTCTAGGTAGCTTTTCAGCTACCTAGACGTTCTTTTTGTCTAAAAATAATTACCCTTTGACTACAGATAATTCGGGAACAGCAACCATTTCGGCAAATTGACGGCGATCGCCCCTACTAATTAGTTGATTATTTAATACCATTGTGGTACTAGAATTAGTTTCAAATCCTAACCCTTCATAAAATTTTTGTTGATAAGTAGTCATTAAATAAACCCGTTCGACTCGGTGCATTAAAGGATGACTCAACAATGTTTCTACCAGCTTTTTACCTAACCCAACGCCCCGATAATCTGGATGAATTACAACATCCCAAATCGTTGCCCGATAAACCCCATCAGAAGTAGCTCTAGCAAAACCAATTAATCTGCTTCCATCCCAAACTCCGATCGCCGGATTACTATGAGTTATGGCAATAGCTAAATCTTCTAAAGTACGGTTTTGTGCCCAGAAAGCTCCCTCTTGAAACAGAGTTTGTAGTTGCTGCAAGTCAATTTGTGATTTGCGATCGCAAAATTGAATCTTGGCATCATCCATCTTAGTTATTTCCTTCAATTTGTTGAAAACTAATACTTTTGTAGAGACGTAGCACTGCTACGTCTCTACTTACGA comes from the Merismopedia glauca CCAP 1448/3 genome and includes:
- a CDS encoding GNAT family N-acetyltransferase, which translates into the protein MDDAKIQFCDRKSQIDLQQLQTLFQEGAFWAQNRTLEDLAIAITHSNPAIGVWDGSRLIGFARATSDGVYRATIWDVVIHPDYRGVGLGKKLVETLLSHPLMHRVERVYLMTTYQQKFYEGLGFETNSSTTMVLNNQLISRGDRRQFAEMVAVPELSVVKG